The following are encoded together in the Bubalus kerabau isolate K-KA32 ecotype Philippines breed swamp buffalo chromosome 3, PCC_UOA_SB_1v2, whole genome shotgun sequence genome:
- the LOC129647553 gene encoding butyrophilin-like protein 1, with translation MAGFPGLFPADVLPALLLWVSMWGSPVSGFSVMGPAQPIKVSLGADATLPCQLSSEQSAAHMQIRWYRTQLSPAVLVYQDGQEQDGEQMLEYRGRTELVEDSIGRGAVALLIQHVRASDDGQYWCHFNDGHISREAVVELHVIGLGSAPHVRMMGPEDHGIQVLCSSGGWFPKPRVQWSDMAGEKLLSLSESQTQDGDGLFHVETSLVVTDSSLGNVTCSIQNPVSGQEKASAIFLPEPFFPRTSPWKTALAGTLPVLVLLLIGISYIGWKEHKAKNGEVEKRKKASHERHKVAREKEEAHSFKRKLEEDLEQRKALYNKDWKKALIYPDWRKEQFERVLVIENHENVHQNNSDFGKEPQAVLCKKQGGGNLLKLDQKGFTKGRYYWEVDIEDTDEWTLGIYEEPTEKSGLLSDLEKMKFNVLEKKGCEYRALTCSRQGIFHKESLLIEKCPLKIVIFFDYEDSDISFYNMTDETHIFSFTHANFSGSVYPYFKLKSMEFSPSA, from the exons ATGGCAGGTTTTCCTGGCCTCTTTCCTGCTGATGTTCTCCCTGCTCTCCTTCTCTGGGTGTCCATGTGGGGCTCCCCAG TGTCCGGGTTTTCTGTGATGGGACCAGCTCAGCCCATCAAGGTCTCACTAGGAGCAGATGCCACTCTGCCCTGCCAGTTGTCCTCTGAGCAGAGTGCAGCCCACATGCAGATCCGGTGGTACCGAACCCAGCTCTCCCCGGCGGTGCTCGTGTACCAGGATGGGCAGGAACAGGATGGGGAGCAAATGCTGGAGTACCGTGGTAGGACAGAGTTGGTGGAGGACTCCATCGGCAGAGGGGCTGTGGCCCTGCTGATCCAACACGTTCGTGCCTCTGATGATGGCCAGTATTGGTGTCATTTTAATGATGGTCACATCTCCCGGGAAGCTGTTGTGGAGCTGCATGTGATAG GCTTGGGCTCTGCCCCTCATGTTCGCATGATGGGGCCTGAGGATCATGGGATCCAAGTTCTGTGCTCCTCAGGTGGCTGGTTCCCCAAACCCAGGGTGCAGTGGAGTGACATGGCGGGAGAGAAGCTACTATCCCTCTCTGAATCTCAGACTCAAGATGGAGATGGGCTCTTCCATGTAGAGACATCTCTTGTGGTCACAGACAGCTCTCTGGGCAATGTGACCTGCTCTATCCAGAACCCTGTCTCGGGCCAGGAGAAAGCGTCAGCCATCTTCCTTCCAG AGCCCTTCTTCCCCAGAACGTCTCCATGGAAGACAGCCCTGGCTGGGACACTCCCTGTACTGGTGCTTCTCCTCATCGGGATCAGCTACATTGGCTGGAAAGAACATAAAGCCAAAAACGGAGAagtagagaaaaggaagaaagcatcTCATGAAAGACACAAGGTGgcgagagaaaaggaagaggcaCATTCATTCAAAA GGAAGCTTGAGGAAGATCTCG AACAACGAAAGGCATTATACAATAAAG ACTGGAAGAAGGCCCTGATATATCCTG ACTGGAGGAAGGAACAGTTTGAACGTG ttcTTGTGATTGAAAATCATGAAAATGTTCATCAGAACAATTCTGACTTCGGAAAGGAACCTCAGGCAGTATTATGTAAAAAGCAAGGAGGTGGCAACCTTCTCAAACTTGATCAGAAAGGATTCACTAAGGGGAGATATTACTGGGAGGTGGACATTGAGGACACTGATGAATGGACTCTAGGCATTTATGAGGAGCCCACAGAGAAGAGTGGGCTACTCAGTGATCTAGAGAAGATGAAGTTCAACGTCTTAGAGAAGAAGGGATGTGAATACAGGGCTCTCACTTGTTCTCGCCAAGGCATTTTCCACAAAGAGTCTCTCCTGATTGAAAAGTGTCCACTAAAGATTGTGATTTTCTTTGATTATGAGGATAGTGACATTTCTTTCTATAACATGACTgatgaaacccacatcttctCCTTCACCCACGCCAACTTCTCTGGGTCAGTCTATCCTTACTTCAAACTGAAATCCATGGAGTTCTCCCCATCTGCATGA